A stretch of Spirosoma oryzicola DNA encodes these proteins:
- a CDS encoding mechanosensitive ion channel family protein, with protein MQEQIETWIRALVRWFGYVPNRDLSGWVLLTIAVVLGLAVDVVVTQVSRFIARRRTFQTLNLLKIHVRWAFWLFTPSLFFLLATNIQSARFLRRHPVADKVAEVLFLVTATWLIVKLLKFGELFLIREYDTTKDVNLSQRKFVTQVRFVRRLIAICVLIVGVSLLLISFQGSRKVGLSVLTSAGVVSVVVGFAAQKTLASLLAGIQIAFNQQIRLDDAVVVEKEWGRIEEINLTSVIVRLWDRRRLILPITYFVENPFENWTRSDASIVGAVFLYLDYNVPIETIRTKAREIVENDPLWTGETFAVQLTDTTLTCIQIRILASAHDAPSAFDLRCHIREQLITFIRDEYPQALPQTRLMLAEELRPKEV; from the coding sequence ATGCAGGAACAAATAGAGACATGGATACGGGCGCTGGTCCGCTGGTTTGGGTATGTGCCTAATCGTGATTTGTCAGGTTGGGTATTACTCACAATCGCGGTCGTGCTAGGCCTGGCAGTTGATGTTGTCGTTACTCAAGTAAGCCGGTTTATTGCCCGTCGCCGAACGTTTCAAACGCTCAATCTTCTCAAAATTCATGTTCGCTGGGCGTTTTGGTTGTTCACACCATCCTTGTTTTTTCTCCTGGCTACCAATATTCAATCCGCGCGGTTTCTGCGTCGTCACCCTGTAGCCGACAAAGTGGCGGAGGTGTTGTTTCTCGTTACAGCCACTTGGTTGATTGTCAAATTGTTGAAGTTTGGCGAACTGTTCCTGATCCGGGAATACGACACAACCAAGGACGTGAATCTGTCGCAGCGGAAATTTGTGACGCAGGTGCGCTTTGTTCGCCGTTTAATCGCGATTTGTGTTCTGATTGTGGGCGTCTCGCTCTTACTGATCTCGTTTCAGGGAAGCCGAAAAGTTGGATTGAGCGTGCTGACGTCTGCGGGGGTCGTATCGGTGGTTGTCGGTTTTGCTGCTCAAAAAACGCTGGCTAGTTTGCTGGCAGGGATACAGATTGCTTTCAACCAGCAAATTCGTCTCGACGATGCGGTTGTTGTGGAAAAGGAGTGGGGGCGTATCGAAGAAATTAACCTTACCAGCGTTATTGTCCGGCTCTGGGACCGGCGTCGGCTGATTTTGCCTATTACGTACTTTGTCGAAAATCCGTTTGAAAACTGGACCCGCTCCGACGCGTCGATTGTTGGTGCCGTTTTTTTATATCTGGATTATAACGTACCGATCGAAACGATTCGGACTAAAGCGCGGGAAATTGTCGAGAATGACCCCTTATGGACGGGCGAAACCTTTGCCGTTCAACTGACTGATACGACACTGACCTGCATTCAGATTCGGATATTAGCATCGGCCCACGATGCGCCGTCGGCGTTTGATTTACGCTGTCATATTCGGGAACAACTCATTACCTTCATCCGGGACGAATACCCGCAGGCGCTACCGCAAACACGCTTGATGCTGGCTGAAGAGCTGCGCCCCAAAGAAGTCTAA
- the glpK gene encoding glycerol kinase GlpK, translating to MPTYIAAIDQGTTSTRCIVFDRQGQIVSLAQKEHKQIYPQPGWVEHDPEEIWRNTLEVVALARIKAQLSTQDIAAIGITNQRETTVVWNRKTGKPYYNAIVWQDMRTADLVTEFAAHGGQDRFRPQTGLPLATYFSGLKLKWLLDNVSGLRADAERGDALFGNMDTFVVWNLTGGPAGGLHITDVTNASRTQLMNLRTLDWDDSLLETFGVPRAMLPQIRPSSEVYGTVTSEVLPGVPIAGILGDQQAALVGQTCYEPGQAKNTYGTGCFLLMNTGTELRESTYGLLTTVAYQFQNEPVHYALEGSVAITGALVQWLRDNLGIIKKSTDIETLARSVDDNGGAYFVPAFSGLYAPHWKADARGVIAGLTRFVNKGHIARAVLEATAYQTVDVVRAMEQDAGVSLKSLRVDGGMVVNSLLMQFQADVLNGPVVCPQMTETTALGAAYAAGLAVGYWHNLDDLRQNWGVARTYESTMDDAQRKRLMRGWQKAIERSFDWEE from the coding sequence ATGCCCACGTACATAGCCGCCATTGACCAGGGGACGACCAGTACCCGTTGTATAGTATTCGACCGGCAAGGCCAGATTGTTTCACTCGCTCAGAAAGAACATAAACAGATTTATCCGCAGCCCGGCTGGGTTGAACACGATCCCGAAGAAATATGGCGTAATACGCTGGAAGTGGTCGCCCTTGCCCGCATCAAAGCGCAGTTGTCAACGCAGGATATTGCCGCTATTGGTATCACCAACCAGCGGGAAACCACCGTCGTATGGAATCGTAAAACGGGGAAGCCGTACTACAATGCCATTGTCTGGCAGGATATGCGTACCGCCGATCTGGTAACGGAGTTTGCAGCGCACGGCGGCCAAGACCGGTTTCGGCCGCAAACGGGCCTTCCACTAGCAACCTATTTCAGCGGTTTGAAACTCAAATGGTTGCTGGACAACGTGTCTGGTTTACGCGCTGATGCCGAACGGGGCGACGCGCTTTTTGGCAATATGGATACGTTCGTTGTCTGGAATCTGACCGGCGGCCCCGCTGGTGGTTTGCATATTACCGACGTTACCAATGCCAGTCGTACGCAACTGATGAACCTGCGCACGCTCGACTGGGACGATTCGCTGCTGGAAACGTTTGGGGTTCCCCGCGCTATGTTGCCACAAATCCGGCCCAGTAGCGAAGTGTACGGAACAGTCACGTCGGAGGTGTTGCCGGGCGTACCCATTGCGGGTATTCTTGGGGATCAGCAAGCCGCGCTGGTCGGACAGACCTGTTACGAACCGGGACAAGCTAAAAATACCTACGGTACGGGCTGCTTCCTGCTTATGAATACCGGCACCGAACTCCGCGAGTCGACTTACGGCTTGCTGACTACCGTGGCTTACCAGTTTCAGAACGAACCCGTTCATTACGCGCTCGAAGGCAGTGTGGCCATAACGGGCGCGCTGGTGCAATGGCTGCGCGACAATCTGGGCATTATCAAAAAAAGCACCGATATTGAAACGCTTGCCCGGTCGGTAGACGATAACGGCGGAGCGTATTTCGTCCCTGCCTTTTCGGGACTGTATGCTCCCCACTGGAAAGCCGACGCGCGGGGCGTAATTGCCGGCCTGACCCGCTTTGTCAACAAAGGGCATATCGCGCGGGCTGTTCTGGAAGCAACAGCTTACCAAACTGTCGATGTAGTACGGGCGATGGAACAGGATGCGGGTGTATCACTAAAATCGTTGCGCGTCGATGGGGGCATGGTTGTCAATTCATTGCTGATGCAGTTTCAGGCGGATGTACTGAACGGACCCGTCGTTTGTCCACAGATGACCGAGACGACAGCGTTGGGTGCTGCTTATGCTGCCGGTCTCGCCGTGGGTTACTGGCACAATCTGGACGACCTTCGGCAAAACTGGGGCGTCGCCAGAACGTACGAATCGACAATGGACGATGCGCAGCGTAAACGACTCATGCGCGGCTGGCAGAAAGCGATCGAACGCTCATTCGATTGGGAAGAATAA
- a CDS encoding OmpA family protein, with protein MKINTLSVLLVALGLATGLAGCNSAMQAYKKGVRHYDAGEYNLALTQFQKAEKGSIDPARLNYYMAESYRLSNRFGEAVPFYQKAIEANTTEPEARFNYAYALKSQGNYPAALDQLQQYVANAPKTTAKPVLDKAKREIETLKAINIIAQNKSLITLKNMSNLNSPGSEFAPVVRGEELVFTASRKEQVYKNNGLPMLGLYKTKLNQKPDETGNAPELFSSNVLQNDVNEGTPAFSKDGKTMILARGNNGKRKGGLDVDLYISRLGENNTWSQPLRLPISDSTAWDGSPAFSADGKTLYFASNRAGGAGGIDLYRTSIDASGRFSRPVNMGRDINTPGDEMFPYVGPDAKLYFASDGHPGLGKLDVFVATRSGGVTRVENMGQPINSPGDDFGLIYIEPKKGFLASNRTGGKGDDDIYFFQEGPAADTTTIVQNKRDPKRVRYFLAGTVSANETPIAPLDSARVRILDDATGQPIAEATTGQPGTFGKYPLQEGKDYTILAERKGYLTRREQFTMQGKSIPEIFLTKPETDTTFNVAILLDKGTLNKTFVLENIYYDFDKFNIRPDAADELDKLVTILKDNPTLKIELGSHTDARGSDAHNETLSQNRAKSAVEYIASKGIDASRLTYKGYGENQLIVKNAKTEEEHQRNRRTEFKILEL; from the coding sequence ATGAAAATCAATACGTTGTCTGTGCTACTGGTCGCATTGGGTTTAGCTACCGGGCTGGCGGGTTGCAACTCAGCCATGCAGGCGTACAAAAAAGGCGTTCGGCACTACGACGCTGGAGAATATAATTTGGCGCTCACCCAATTTCAGAAAGCGGAAAAAGGAAGTATCGATCCGGCCCGCCTGAACTATTACATGGCCGAATCGTACCGCTTGTCGAACCGCTTTGGGGAGGCCGTTCCCTTCTACCAGAAAGCTATTGAAGCCAATACGACGGAACCCGAAGCCCGCTTCAACTATGCATATGCATTGAAGTCGCAGGGGAATTACCCCGCAGCGTTGGATCAACTTCAGCAGTATGTCGCCAACGCGCCCAAAACGACGGCTAAGCCGGTACTCGACAAAGCGAAGCGCGAAATCGAAACGCTGAAAGCCATAAACATCATCGCCCAGAATAAGTCGCTGATCACGCTTAAAAACATGAGTAACCTTAACTCGCCCGGATCGGAGTTTGCGCCGGTGGTGCGGGGAGAAGAACTCGTCTTTACGGCGTCGCGGAAGGAGCAGGTTTATAAGAACAATGGTTTGCCAATGCTGGGTCTGTACAAGACCAAACTCAACCAGAAGCCCGACGAGACTGGCAACGCACCGGAATTGTTCAGCAGCAATGTTCTTCAGAACGATGTGAACGAGGGAACACCGGCTTTCTCAAAAGATGGCAAAACCATGATTCTGGCGCGTGGTAATAACGGCAAGCGCAAAGGCGGGCTGGATGTGGATCTGTACATCAGCCGCTTAGGTGAAAACAACACCTGGAGTCAGCCACTTCGTCTGCCCATCAGTGACTCAACGGCCTGGGACGGTTCACCTGCTTTCTCTGCCGATGGCAAAACGCTTTATTTTGCTTCGAATCGCGCGGGTGGTGCGGGTGGTATCGACCTGTACCGGACGAGTATCGATGCATCGGGACGGTTTAGCCGCCCGGTCAACATGGGTCGTGATATCAATACGCCCGGCGATGAAATGTTTCCCTACGTTGGACCAGACGCGAAACTGTATTTTGCTTCCGACGGACATCCGGGATTGGGTAAACTGGACGTATTTGTCGCTACCCGGTCGGGTGGGGTAACGCGGGTCGAAAATATGGGCCAGCCTATCAATTCACCCGGTGATGATTTTGGCCTGATCTATATTGAGCCGAAGAAGGGATTCCTTGCGTCCAACCGAACGGGTGGTAAAGGTGACGACGATATTTATTTCTTCCAGGAAGGCCCCGCTGCTGATACGACGACGATTGTACAGAACAAACGCGATCCGAAGCGGGTCCGTTATTTCTTAGCTGGAACTGTTTCGGCCAACGAAACGCCGATTGCCCCACTGGATTCGGCTCGTGTCCGTATTCTAGATGACGCTACCGGGCAGCCAATTGCCGAAGCGACAACGGGTCAGCCCGGTACGTTTGGTAAGTACCCGTTGCAGGAAGGCAAAGACTACACCATTCTGGCCGAGCGTAAAGGATACCTGACACGTCGGGAGCAGTTTACGATGCAGGGCAAGAGCATTCCCGAAATCTTCCTGACAAAGCCGGAGACAGACACAACGTTCAACGTAGCGATTTTGCTGGATAAAGGCACGCTGAACAAAACGTTCGTGCTGGAAAACATCTACTACGATTTTGATAAATTCAACATCCGCCCCGACGCTGCTGATGAATTGGATAAGTTAGTAACGATACTGAAAGACAACCCGACGCTTAAAATAGAATTAGGCTCCCATACGGATGCGCGGGGTAGTGATGCGCACAACGAAACGTTGTCGCAGAACCGGGCGAAATCAGCCGTCGAATACATTGCTTCGAAGGGTATCGACGCCAGTCGTCTGACCTACAAAGGGTACGGCGAAAACCAGCTGATCGTCAAAAATGCGAAGACGGAAGAGGAACACCAGCGCAACCGTCGAACCGAGTTCAAGATTCTTGAGCTATAG
- a CDS encoding tryptophan-rich sensory protein — protein sequence MNDKLRQFLVVFGIISLIVTNYLSNVGAFGGQTNANISAKYPTLITPAGYAFSIWGVIFLGLLAFAIYQATPSQRTNPRFRAVGGWVILNAFCNSIWSPLFNNERIGLALVVILVMLFSLVIIEQRLLARPHSPLLPVDGDATLPESAASPAETWLARIPFSLYFGWLTIATIVNVAVYLKATDFSLMGLSEQTWAVAVLIVGLVVGAVVFNRYRSVAYILVFAWAYVAIAIKQEGNGQVPLVAGAGAIVAVLLAITGLISRKTPSYT from the coding sequence ATGAACGATAAACTCCGTCAGTTTCTAGTTGTCTTCGGCATTATCTCGCTGATCGTGACAAATTATCTGTCGAACGTAGGGGCGTTTGGCGGACAAACGAATGCCAACATCTCGGCCAAATACCCAACCCTAATTACGCCGGCTGGTTATGCCTTTTCAATCTGGGGCGTGATTTTTCTCGGCTTGCTTGCTTTTGCCATCTACCAGGCTACGCCATCGCAACGAACCAATCCGCGTTTTCGGGCTGTTGGCGGATGGGTTATCCTGAATGCGTTTTGTAATAGCATCTGGAGTCCTTTATTCAACAACGAGCGCATCGGATTAGCACTAGTGGTCATTCTAGTCATGCTATTTTCGCTGGTTATTATTGAGCAGCGTCTCCTGGCGCGGCCACATAGCCCCTTGTTGCCGGTTGATGGTGATGCAACGCTTCCTGAATCAGCAGCGTCACCAGCGGAGACGTGGCTAGCCCGGATTCCGTTTTCGCTGTATTTCGGCTGGCTAACCATTGCTACGATTGTCAACGTGGCAGTTTATCTGAAAGCTACCGATTTTAGCCTGATGGGTCTTAGTGAGCAAACCTGGGCCGTTGCTGTCCTGATCGTTGGGTTGGTTGTGGGAGCTGTTGTCTTCAATCGCTATCGAAGTGTCGCGTACATACTTGTATTTGCCTGGGCTTACGTAGCCATAGCTATCAAGCAGGAAGGTAATGGACAGGTTCCGTTGGTAGCCGGGGCCGGAGCAATTGTGGCGGTTTTGCTAGCCATTACAGGGCTTATCTCCCGAAAAACACCAAGCTATACGTAA
- a CDS encoding peptidylprolyl isomerase, with the protein MPKAKMNTDKGSMLIEFFDKDAPKAVNNFITLAKKGFYDGIMFHRVIPNFMIQGGDPTGTGAGGPGYTIDCELTGDNQYHDRGVLSMAHRGRNTGGSQFFICHNRQNTQHLDRNHTVFGKVVEGLDVIDQIRQGDKINSIEVLEEEQA; encoded by the coding sequence ATGCCAAAGGCTAAAATGAATACCGACAAAGGCAGCATGCTCATCGAATTTTTCGATAAAGACGCGCCAAAAGCGGTTAATAACTTTATTACCCTCGCGAAGAAAGGATTCTACGACGGTATCATGTTTCACCGCGTTATCCCAAACTTCATGATCCAGGGTGGCGACCCAACCGGTACGGGTGCGGGTGGTCCTGGCTACACGATCGATTGCGAACTGACGGGCGACAACCAATACCATGACCGGGGTGTCTTGTCGATGGCACACCGGGGCCGCAACACGGGTGGTTCGCAGTTTTTCATTTGCCACAACCGCCAGAATACGCAGCACCTGGATCGTAACCACACCGTTTTCGGAAAGGTTGTCGAAGGATTGGACGTTATTGACCAGATTCGTCAGGGCGACAAAATCAACAGCATCGAAGTACTGGAAGAAGAACAGGCATAA
- a CDS encoding DUF952 domain-containing protein produces the protein MSLIYHVVPAKDWATFENKSTYEAASLQSEGFIHLSTESQVAGVLERYYQNVPDRLLLHIDPTLLTAELKYEISTNNERFPHLYGPLNKESVVTVEHLD, from the coding sequence ATGAGTCTGATCTATCATGTTGTTCCGGCTAAAGACTGGGCGACGTTCGAAAATAAATCAACGTATGAAGCCGCCAGTCTCCAATCTGAAGGCTTCATTCATTTGTCAACAGAGAGTCAAGTGGCTGGTGTATTGGAACGGTACTATCAGAACGTGCCAGATCGATTACTGCTGCACATTGATCCTACACTGCTGACTGCCGAACTGAAATATGAAATTTCGACCAACAACGAGCGTTTTCCGCATCTTTATGGCCCTCTTAATAAGGAATCCGTCGTGACCGTAGAACACCTGGATTAA
- a CDS encoding TolC family protein has translation MKKSIIYSLLILAVGAPIWCYTAHAQTTPLNAPGGGVTVQPGSVPAGTTGTVQPQTPANNGATGPTTTSSAAPDPNAAAPALTISGFRRFSDPMLESLIQLGLDNSPNLKAALSRLEEARIRVQVAQSFLSPSLRSSLLVTTQSLSERRPLSVPNQADQLPRFQLNTFQLLPIDASYELDLFKRIRNSITVANLQAQASDADYQSFRLTLASDIARTYLLIRGNDAEQAVFRRNIQSRDTTLSIIRERFRVGLINNIDVQRAETDYASLQVTLKGLERARIELVNGLAQLCAQDPTQFSVPAGTLPAAVPAYPYTAVQVEQLQRRPDLLQFTRQNQIATAQVTLQQSSTLPRVTLVGSAGVLSGRIGPWFTPSAATYIVGVNASVPIYEGHRARQNISLSRQLAQTAQQTYQQALQLALRDAETALDNQTLLRQQIDLQGQTLALARRTEQYNRELYVRGLATYLEVLDAQRTILTAEQQLVQLRSQENQYAVALLRAIGGDW, from the coding sequence ATGAAGAAAAGTATTATTTATAGTTTATTGATTCTTGCCGTCGGTGCGCCGATTTGGTGTTACACTGCCCATGCCCAGACTACGCCACTCAATGCACCAGGTGGGGGAGTAACGGTACAGCCGGGGAGCGTTCCTGCTGGTACAACGGGTACGGTTCAACCACAAACCCCGGCCAACAACGGCGCAACCGGACCAACGACGACATCGTCCGCAGCTCCTGATCCAAACGCGGCCGCTCCGGCCTTGACAATCAGTGGCTTTCGCCGGTTCAGCGATCCGATGCTTGAGTCGTTGATTCAACTGGGTTTGGACAATAGCCCGAACCTGAAAGCGGCTTTGAGCCGGTTGGAAGAAGCCCGAATTCGGGTGCAGGTGGCGCAATCATTCCTGTCGCCTTCTTTACGAAGTTCGTTACTGGTTACCACACAAAGCCTGTCTGAGCGTCGGCCCTTATCAGTTCCAAACCAGGCTGATCAGCTGCCTCGCTTTCAGTTGAATACATTTCAGCTTTTACCCATCGACGCTAGCTACGAACTTGATTTGTTTAAGCGGATTCGGAACAGCATCACGGTGGCGAATCTGCAAGCGCAGGCCAGCGATGCTGACTATCAATCGTTTCGGCTAACACTAGCTTCCGATATTGCCCGTACGTATCTGCTTATTCGGGGTAACGATGCCGAGCAGGCAGTTTTCCGTCGGAACATTCAATCGCGGGACACAACCTTATCGATCATTCGGGAGCGCTTCCGGGTCGGGTTGATTAATAACATCGATGTACAACGGGCCGAAACGGACTATGCAAGTTTGCAAGTGACGTTGAAAGGGCTCGAACGCGCGCGTATCGAACTCGTCAACGGCTTAGCTCAGCTTTGCGCGCAGGACCCTACCCAGTTTTCGGTACCTGCCGGAACGTTGCCAGCCGCCGTACCAGCGTATCCGTACACCGCTGTGCAGGTCGAACAACTGCAACGTCGTCCTGATTTGCTACAGTTCACCCGTCAGAATCAGATTGCAACCGCTCAGGTTACGCTCCAGCAAAGTAGTACGCTACCCCGCGTAACCCTTGTTGGATCAGCGGGCGTCTTGTCGGGCCGGATCGGTCCCTGGTTTACGCCTAGTGCTGCAACGTACATAGTAGGCGTTAACGCGTCGGTACCTATTTATGAGGGGCATCGGGCTCGTCAGAACATCTCGCTTTCCAGGCAGCTTGCCCAAACGGCGCAGCAGACGTATCAGCAGGCCCTACAACTTGCTCTACGTGATGCCGAAACGGCTTTGGATAATCAGACACTTTTACGACAGCAGATTGATTTACAGGGACAAACACTAGCGCTGGCTCGTCGAACCGAGCAATATAACCGGGAATTGTATGTTCGAGGACTGGCTACGTATTTGGAGGTTCTGGATGCGCAACGTACCATTTTAACGGCTGAACAGCAGCTCGTACAGCTTAGAAGCCAGGAAAATCAGTACGCTGTAGCCCTGTTACGTGCCATTGGCGGGGATTGGTAG
- a CDS encoding mannose-1-phosphate guanylyltransferase, translating into MNHTYVIIMAGGVGTRFWPFSRTSYPKQFHDVLGTGRTLLQQTADRFNGVCPPENIFIVTSSLYKDLCQQQLPQLSDDQVLCEPIARNTAPCIAYACYKIAQQDPEANIVVAPADHIILKEEEFQRTIRTALDATQNQDILVTLGIQPSRPDTGYGYIQYIPDSAQSVKKVKTFTEKPHLELAQQFVESGEFVWNAGIFVWNVQAIVKAFEKYLPEVAEIFDEGKGKYYTSEETAFIDKAYSLTKSISIDNGVMEKADNVYVVLSDFGWSDLGTWKSLYEVSDKNDEMNVVDGHVLLYDTKNCIIKTPKDRLVAINGLDGFIVAEYDNVLMICRKEDEQKVKAFVADAKERGVHYV; encoded by the coding sequence ATGAATCATACGTACGTCATCATTATGGCGGGGGGCGTTGGAACGCGCTTTTGGCCCTTTAGCCGGACCAGTTATCCAAAGCAATTTCACGATGTTTTAGGTACAGGCCGAACGCTTCTCCAGCAAACTGCGGACCGTTTCAACGGTGTTTGTCCACCTGAGAATATTTTTATCGTTACCAGCTCGTTGTACAAAGATCTGTGCCAGCAGCAACTGCCGCAGCTTTCGGACGATCAGGTACTCTGCGAACCTATTGCTCGCAATACGGCTCCCTGTATTGCATATGCTTGCTATAAAATTGCCCAGCAAGATCCGGAGGCCAATATTGTTGTGGCTCCGGCTGATCATATTATTCTTAAGGAAGAAGAGTTTCAGCGTACCATTCGTACCGCTCTGGATGCTACGCAGAACCAGGACATTCTGGTAACGCTCGGTATTCAGCCAAGCCGTCCGGATACGGGCTATGGCTACATTCAGTACATTCCTGATTCAGCACAGTCGGTTAAGAAAGTAAAAACATTTACCGAAAAGCCACACCTCGAACTGGCGCAACAGTTTGTCGAAAGTGGTGAGTTCGTCTGGAATGCGGGTATCTTCGTCTGGAACGTACAAGCGATTGTCAAAGCGTTCGAGAAATACCTTCCTGAAGTTGCCGAAATTTTTGACGAAGGGAAAGGCAAGTATTACACGAGCGAAGAAACCGCTTTTATCGACAAAGCGTACTCGCTGACTAAAAGCATTTCCATCGACAACGGTGTGATGGAAAAAGCAGACAACGTTTATGTTGTGCTTAGTGACTTTGGCTGGTCGGATCTGGGTACCTGGAAGTCTTTGTACGAGGTGTCGGATAAAAACGACGAAATGAACGTAGTAGACGGTCACGTTCTGCTATACGATACCAAAAACTGCATCATCAAAACGCCTAAAGATCGCTTAGTAGCAATTAACGGTCTGGATGGCTTTATCGTTGCCGAATACGACAACGTACTGATGATCTGTCGGAAGGAAGATGAACAGAAAGTAAAAGCCTTTGTGGCTGATGCCAAAGAGCGCGGTGTTCACTACGTGTAA
- a CDS encoding serine hydrolase, producing MTLLNRRFVALTAIFVCLSALWQSTLGQTKPTLAQLRGQITEELAKQRGVFAVAFKDLSTGQALMIREHDVFHAASTMKTPVMIEIYKQAAQRQLSLTDSIPIKTEFKSIVDGSPYSLSARNDSDTAIYKQVGTKRTLASLVYDMIILSSNLATNLVIEQADAQKVTQTMLELGAKDIQVRRGVEDSKAFAQGLNNTTTAYDLMVIFEKMANGQVVSPEASNAMIKVLLDQRFNSKIPAKLPKEVKVAHKTGSIVGVSHDSGIVFLPDGRKYVLVLLSKDLKDDQAAENTLATVSEMIYNYVKD from the coding sequence ATGACGCTTCTCAATCGCCGTTTCGTCGCGCTGACGGCTATTTTCGTGTGTTTATCAGCGCTCTGGCAATCAACACTTGGTCAGACAAAACCAACGCTAGCCCAACTGCGCGGACAGATCACCGAGGAACTAGCCAAGCAACGTGGTGTTTTTGCGGTCGCTTTCAAAGATTTAAGCACTGGTCAGGCGTTAATGATTCGAGAGCATGATGTATTTCATGCGGCCAGTACCATGAAAACGCCCGTTATGATTGAGATTTATAAGCAGGCTGCCCAACGTCAGTTATCGCTTACGGACTCGATTCCTATTAAAACAGAATTCAAAAGCATTGTGGATGGTAGTCCCTACAGCTTAAGCGCCAGGAATGACAGCGACACTGCTATCTACAAACAAGTTGGAACGAAGCGGACGCTTGCGTCGCTGGTTTACGACATGATTATTCTGAGCAGCAATCTGGCGACAAACCTGGTTATTGAGCAGGCCGATGCCCAGAAGGTGACGCAAACCATGCTTGAATTGGGCGCAAAAGATATCCAGGTCCGCCGGGGTGTCGAAGATTCGAAAGCATTTGCCCAGGGCCTTAATAATACCACGACGGCCTACGACCTGATGGTGATTTTTGAAAAAATGGCCAACGGTCAGGTCGTTAGTCCGGAAGCGTCAAACGCAATGATCAAGGTATTGCTCGATCAGCGATTCAACAGTAAAATTCCCGCTAAATTGCCAAAAGAAGTGAAAGTGGCGCACAAAACGGGTTCTATCGTCGGTGTCTCGCACGATTCGGGCATCGTGTTTTTACCCGATGGACGGAAGTACGTGCTGGTTCTCTTGTCGAAGGATCTCAAAGACGATCAGGCGGCTGAAAACACGTTGGCTACTGTTTCGGAAATGATCTATAACTACGTAAAAGACTAA
- a CDS encoding cyclase family protein: MQKRVKFDFEIQFTNGGNLTGEDFRLDIAGDDISDADLLEYIIADLRLLMVGPAKILNKEIIAEAHKRKPIEGTGQQNRLIDLSHTIEDGLVTYKGLPAPIICDYLSREKSRQLYEEGTEFQIGRIEMVTNTGTYLDCPFHRFENGKDLSETGLEAFTDLEGIVIRVPYTETLSITKAHVQSYEVRNRAVLIHTGWDQFWNTANYYENHPFLTSEAADYLRDCGVKLVGIDSHNIDDTRGKSRPVHTTLLGASILIVEHLCNLSSLPDDRFTFSAIPPKFKGVGTFPVRAMAKLY; the protein is encoded by the coding sequence ATGCAGAAGCGCGTTAAGTTCGATTTCGAGATTCAATTCACCAACGGTGGTAATTTAACCGGCGAAGATTTTAGACTGGATATTGCAGGAGACGATATTTCAGACGCCGACTTACTAGAGTACATCATTGCTGACTTGCGCCTACTTATGGTGGGTCCTGCCAAAATCCTGAACAAAGAAATCATTGCTGAAGCGCATAAACGAAAGCCTATTGAAGGTACTGGACAGCAAAATCGGTTGATCGATCTAAGCCATACCATTGAAGATGGCCTCGTGACGTACAAGGGTCTCCCCGCCCCTATCATCTGCGATTACCTGAGCCGCGAAAAATCGCGTCAGCTTTACGAGGAAGGCACAGAGTTTCAGATTGGCAGGATCGAGATGGTCACCAATACAGGTACTTATCTGGACTGCCCGTTTCATCGGTTCGAAAACGGCAAAGACCTGTCTGAAACCGGCCTGGAAGCGTTTACCGATCTGGAAGGTATTGTTATTCGAGTGCCCTACACCGAAACACTGTCTATTACGAAAGCTCACGTGCAATCGTACGAAGTCAGGAATCGGGCGGTTCTTATTCATACCGGCTGGGATCAGTTCTGGAACACGGCCAACTATTACGAGAATCATCCGTTTCTGACAAGTGAAGCGGCTGACTATTTACGTGATTGTGGCGTAAAACTAGTCGGTATCGACTCCCATAACATCGACGATACACGCGGTAAAAGCCGTCCGGTACACACCACGTTACTAGGTGCGTCCATTTTAATCGTCGAACATTTGTGCAACTTGTCTTCGCTCCCCGACGACCGTTTTACGTTTAGCGCTATCCCGCCAAAGTTTAAAGGAGTCGGTACGTTTCCTGTACGAGCAATGGCTAAACTTTACTAA